The Medicago truncatula cultivar Jemalong A17 chromosome 4, MtrunA17r5.0-ANR, whole genome shotgun sequence genome includes a region encoding these proteins:
- the LOC11440735 gene encoding uncharacterized protein → MDGAVKTVVKVSGDHKTSSSTTPSYDSSYVLATRPSRQVLSYWTCSKLCAICFVGGVIFGYTLRGRVKRWASKILNKLT, encoded by the exons ATGGACGGTGCTGTGAAAACTGTTGTTAAGGTTTCCGGCGACCACAAAACGTCGTCGTCGACCACACCTTCTTACGATTCATCATATGTTTTGGCTACCAGACCTTCCAG ACAAGTTCTGTCTTATTGGACATGCTCCAAGCTTTGTGCAATTTGCTTTGTTGGTGGAGTTATTTTTGGTTACACACTTAGAGGTCGTGTTAAGCGTTGGGCATCCAAAATTCTCAACAAGCTTACCTGA
- the LOC11421915 gene encoding putative pectinesterase 63 → MSQVETGAKLLATLALALFHLLPVTPTLSEFNRHREITLLEEHLTAAETTVRVVRVRKDGTGDFTTVTDAVKSIPSGNKRRVVVWIGMGEYREKITVDRSKRFVTFYGERNGKDNDMMPIITYDATALRYGTLDSATVAVDADYFVAVNVAFVNSSPMPDENSVGGQALAMRISGDKAAFYNCKFIGFQDTLCDDYGKHFFKDCFIQGTYDFIFGNGKSIYLRTTIESVAKGLNVITAQGRERMSDDTGFTFVHCNITGSGHRNTYLGRGWRRSPRVVFAYTYMDSVVNSRGWYHHGSNETIFFGEYKCSGPGAVRLNYKRILSDEEAKHFLSMAYIHGEQWVRPPPKL, encoded by the exons ATGAGTCAAGTTGAAACTGGAGCGAAGTTATTGGCTACACTAGCACTTGCtctctttcatcttcttccagtAACCCCTACATTGTCCGAATTTAACCGTCACCGTGAAATTACATTGTTAGAGGAACACTTAACTGCTGCGGAAACCACCGTTAGAGTGGTCAGAGTTCGGAAAGACGGAACCGGAGATTTTACGACGGTGACGGATGCCGTTAAAAGCATTCCGTCAGGAAACAAAAGGAGAGTGGTGGTGTGGATTGGTATGGGAGaatatagagagaaaataaCGGTTGATAGGTCGAAACGTTTTGTAACGTTTTATGGGGAAAGGAATGGGAAAGACAATGACATGATGCCCATTATAACGTACGACGCAACCGCTTTGCGTTATGGGACACTTGATAGTGCAACTGTCGCTGTTGATGCTGACTACTTTGTTGCTGTCAATGTAGCATTTGTG AACTCGTCTCCTATGCCGGACGAAAATAGTGTTGGAGGACAAGCATTAGCGATGAGGATATCAGGGGATAAGGCTGCATTCTACAACTGCAAGTTCATCGGATTTCAAGATACCTTGTGTGATGACTATGGCAAACATTTTTTCAAGGACTGCTTTATTCAAGGAACCTACGATTTCATCTTTGGAAATGGAAAATCCATCTACTTG AGAACTACTATAGAATCGGTTGCAAAGGGTTTGAATGTCATCACAGCACAAGGTAGGGAAAGAATGTCGGACGACACTGGATTCACTTTTGTTCATTGCAACATAACTGGAAGTGGTCACAGGAACACTTACCTTGGTCGTGGTTGGAGGAGGAGCCCTAGGGTTGTATTTGCCTATACCTATATGGACTCTGTCGTCAATTCCAGAGGATGGTACCACCATGGGTCCAATGA GACAATCTTCTTCGGAGAATACAAGTGCAGTGGACCCGGTGCTGTTAGGTTAAACTATAAAAGGATACTATCTGATGAAGAAGCAAAACACTTCTTGAGCATGGCTTATATTCATGGAGAACAGTGGGTTCGCCCACCTCCCAAACTTTGA
- the LOC11423872 gene encoding auxin-responsive protein SAUR71: MDDAGVSKLTAKLKEIFQKWQVGYKEGNDEHSGVNHGGISPMINKRLNSLMSFDSDEDSCNSPKAPHDVPKGYLAVYVGPELRRFIIPTSYLSHSLFKMLLEKAADEFGFNQCGGLTIPCEIETFKYLLSCMENTQLHHDHTSSGNTGTVEERIN; the protein is encoded by the exons ATGGACGATGCTGGAGTCTCGAAATTAACTGCTAAATTGAAGGAAATATTTCAAAAGTGGCAAGTGGGTTATAAAGAGGGCAATGATGAACATTCTGGTGTGAATCATGGGGGAATATCACCTATGATTAACAAAAGGTTAAACAGTTTAATGTCTtttgattctgatgaagataGCTGCAATAGTCCTAAAGCACCGCACGATGTTCCCAAAGGATACTTAGCTGTCTATGTTGGTCCTGAGCTTAGGAGATTCATCATTCCAACAAGCTACCTTAGTCACTCTCTTTTCAAAATGTTGTTGGAAAAAGCTGCTGATGAATTTGGTTTTAATCAGTGTGGTGGACTTACAATTCCATGTGAAATTGAAACCTTTAAATACCTTCTCAGCTGTATGGAGAATACTCAGCTTCATCATGATCACACCTCTT CTGGAAACACAGGAACTGTGGAAGAGAGAATAAACTAA